Proteins encoded together in one Manis pentadactyla isolate mManPen7 chromosome 6, mManPen7.hap1, whole genome shotgun sequence window:
- the PLCD4 gene encoding 1-phosphatidylinositol 4,5-bisphosphate phosphodiesterase delta-4 isoform X2, translating into MASQLQSRLPINQDLLLMQKGTMMRKVRSKSWKKLRYFRLQDDSMTVWHARQAGGSAKPSFSISDVETVREGHESELLRSLAEEFPLEQGFTVVFHGRRSNLDLVANSVEEAQMWMQGLQLLVDFVTSMDQQEQLDHDWFQRGDKNQDGRMSFPEVQRLLHLMNVEMDQEHAFQLFQAADMSQSGALEGEEFVEFYKALTHRAEVQELFENFSADGQKLTLLEFVDFLREEQKEGEHASDLALELIDHYEPSDNGKLRHVLSKDGFLSYLCSKDGDIFNPACLPIYQDMTQPLSHYYINSSHNTYLVGDQLCGQSSVEGYIRALKRGCRCVEVDIWDGPSGEPIVYHGHTLTSRILFKDVMATVAQYAFQTSDYPVILSLENHCSWEQQQVMAHHLTEILGEKLLSATLDGLLPMQLPSPEALRRKILVKGKKLRMLEELEEEEELESELEAEQEVELELDAQFESEPQELSPCNKDKKEKKSKPILCPSLSALVVYLKSVSFYSFAHSREHYHFYEISSFSETKARSLIKEAGNEFVQHNTWQLSRVYPSGLRTDSSNYNPQELWNAGCQMVAMNMQTAGLEMDICDGFFHQNGGCGYVLKPDFLRDAQSSFHPEKPISPFKAQTLLIQVISGQQLPKEDSTKERSIVDPLVRVEIFGIRPDTTRQETSYVENNGFNPYWGQSLCFRVLVPELALLRFVVKDYNWKSRNDFIGQYTLPWTCMQQGYRHIHLLSKDGTSLHPASIFVHISTQEGLEVDES; encoded by the exons ATGGCATCCCAGCTGCAAAGCC GGCTGCCCATCAATCAAGACCTGCTGCTGATGCAGAAAGGCACCATGATGCGCAAGGTGAGGTCCAAAAGCTGGAAGAAGCTAAGATACTTCAGACTTCAGGATGACAGCATGACAGTCTGGCATGCCCGGCAGGCAGGAGGCAGTGCCAAGCCAAGCT TTTCAATTTCTGACGTGGAGACAGTGCGTGAGGGCCATGAGTCTGAATTGCTGCGCAGCCTGGCAGAGGAGTTCCCCTTGGAGCAGGGTTTCACCGTTGTCTTCCATGGCCGCCGCTCCAACCTGGACCTTGTGGCCAACAGTGTTGAGGAGGCCCAGATGTGGATGCAGGGACTTCAGTTGTTGGTGGACTTTGTTACCAGCATGGACCAACAGGAGCAGCTGGACCA TGACTGGTTCCAGCGTGGAGACAAAAACCAGGATGGTCGGATGAGTTTTCCAGAAGTCCAGCGGTTACTGCACCTGATGAATGTGGAAATGGACCAAGAACATGCCTTCCAGCTCTTCCAG GCAGCAGACATGTCTCAGTCTGGGGCTCTGGAGGGAGAAGAATTTGTTGAGTTCTATAAGGCACTGACTCATCGTGCTGAGGTACAGGAACTGTTTGAAAACTTCTCAGCTGACGGGCAGAAGCTGACCCTACTAGAATTTGTGGATTTCCTGCGAGAGGAGCAGAAAGAAGGAGAACATGCTTCTGACCTTGCTCTGGAACTCATCGACCATTATGAGCCTTCAGATAATG GCAAGCTGCGACATGTGCTGAGCAAAGATGGCTTCCTCAGCTACCTCTGCTCAAAGGATGGAGACATCTTCAACCCGGCCTGCCTCCCCATCTACCAGGATATGACTCAACCCCTGAGCCACTACTACATCAACTCCTCTCACAATACCTACCTAGTGGGAGACCAGCTTTGCGGCCAGAGCAGCGTTGAGGGATATATAAG GGCACTGAAGAGGGGGTGCCGCTGTGTGGAAGTGGATATATGGGATGGACCTAGTGGGGAACCTATTGTTTACCATGGACACACCCTGACCTCCCGCATCCTGTTCAAAGATGTTATGGCCACTGTAGCACAGTATGCCTTCCAG ACATCAGACTACCCAGTCATCTTGTCCCTGGAGAACCACTGCAGCTGGGAGCAGCAGCAGGTCATGGCACACCATCTGACGGAGATCCTGGGTGAGAAGCTGCTGAGCGCCACTTTGGATGGGCTGCTGCCCATGCAGCTGCCCTCGCCTGAG GCACTTCGGAGGAAGATCCTGGTAAAGGGGAAGAAGTTAAGGATGCTTGAGGAGcttgaagaagaggaagagctaGAGTCTGAACTGGAAGCAGAGCAGGAGGTTGAGCTGGAGTTGGACGCCCAGTTTGAGTCTGAGCCCCAGGAGCTGAGCCCCTGTAATAAGGACAAAAAGGAGAAG AAATCCAAGCCTATCTtgtgtccatctctctctgcccTGGTTGTCTACTTGAAGTCTGTCTCATTCTACAGCTTTGCTCATTCAAGGGAGCACTACCACTTCTATGAGATATCGTCTTTCTCTGAAACCAAGGCCAGGAGCCTGATCAAGGAGGCTG GCAATGAGTTTGTGCAGCACAACACCTGGCAGTTGAGCCGTGTGTATCCCAGTGGCCTGAGGACAGATTCATCCAACTACAACCCCCAGGAACTCTGGAATGCTGGCTGCCAGATGG TGGCTATGAACATGCAGACTGCAGGGCTGGAGATGGACATCTGTGATGGGTTCTTCCACCAGAATGGGGGCTGTGGCTACGTGCTGAAGCCAGACTTCCTGCGTGATGCCCAGAGTTCCTTCCACCCCGAGAAGCCCATCAGCCCTTTCAAAGCACAGACACTCCTAATCCAG GTGATCAGTGGTCAGCAACTCCCCAAAGAGGACAGTACCAAAGAGAGATCCATTGTGGATCCACTGGTGAGAGTGGAGATCTTCGGGATCCGCCCAGACACAACCCGGCAAGAGACCAGCTATGTGGAGAACAACG GTTTTAATCCGTACTGGGGGCAGTCACTGTGCTTCCGGGTCCTGGTACCTGAATTGGCCCTGCTGCGGTTTGTGGTAAAGGATTACAACTGGAAGTCCCGAAATGACTTCATCGGCCAGTACACCCTGCCTTGGACCTGCATGCAACAAG GTTACCGCCACATACACCTGCTCTCCAAGGACGGCACCAGCCTCCATCCAGCTTCCATCTTCGTGCACATCAGCACCCAAGAAGGGCTGGAGGTGGACGAATCCTAA
- the PLCD4 gene encoding 1-phosphatidylinositol 4,5-bisphosphate phosphodiesterase delta-4 isoform X1 codes for MASQLQSRLPINQDLLLMQKGTMMRKVRSKSWKKLRYFRLQDDSMTVWHARQAGGSAKPSFSISDVETVREGHESELLRSLAEEFPLEQGFTVVFHGRRSNLDLVANSVEEAQMWMQGLQLLVDFVTSMDQQEQLDQWLSDWFQRGDKNQDGRMSFPEVQRLLHLMNVEMDQEHAFQLFQAADMSQSGALEGEEFVEFYKALTHRAEVQELFENFSADGQKLTLLEFVDFLREEQKEGEHASDLALELIDHYEPSDNGKLRHVLSKDGFLSYLCSKDGDIFNPACLPIYQDMTQPLSHYYINSSHNTYLVGDQLCGQSSVEGYIRALKRGCRCVEVDIWDGPSGEPIVYHGHTLTSRILFKDVMATVAQYAFQTSDYPVILSLENHCSWEQQQVMAHHLTEILGEKLLSATLDGLLPMQLPSPEALRRKILVKGKKLRMLEELEEEEELESELEAEQEVELELDAQFESEPQELSPCNKDKKEKKSKPILCPSLSALVVYLKSVSFYSFAHSREHYHFYEISSFSETKARSLIKEAGNEFVQHNTWQLSRVYPSGLRTDSSNYNPQELWNAGCQMVAMNMQTAGLEMDICDGFFHQNGGCGYVLKPDFLRDAQSSFHPEKPISPFKAQTLLIQVISGQQLPKEDSTKERSIVDPLVRVEIFGIRPDTTRQETSYVENNGFNPYWGQSLCFRVLVPELALLRFVVKDYNWKSRNDFIGQYTLPWTCMQQGYRHIHLLSKDGTSLHPASIFVHISTQEGLEVDES; via the exons ATGGCATCCCAGCTGCAAAGCC GGCTGCCCATCAATCAAGACCTGCTGCTGATGCAGAAAGGCACCATGATGCGCAAGGTGAGGTCCAAAAGCTGGAAGAAGCTAAGATACTTCAGACTTCAGGATGACAGCATGACAGTCTGGCATGCCCGGCAGGCAGGAGGCAGTGCCAAGCCAAGCT TTTCAATTTCTGACGTGGAGACAGTGCGTGAGGGCCATGAGTCTGAATTGCTGCGCAGCCTGGCAGAGGAGTTCCCCTTGGAGCAGGGTTTCACCGTTGTCTTCCATGGCCGCCGCTCCAACCTGGACCTTGTGGCCAACAGTGTTGAGGAGGCCCAGATGTGGATGCAGGGACTTCAGTTGTTGGTGGACTTTGTTACCAGCATGGACCAACAGGAGCAGCTGGACCA ATGGCTGAGTGACTGGTTCCAGCGTGGAGACAAAAACCAGGATGGTCGGATGAGTTTTCCAGAAGTCCAGCGGTTACTGCACCTGATGAATGTGGAAATGGACCAAGAACATGCCTTCCAGCTCTTCCAG GCAGCAGACATGTCTCAGTCTGGGGCTCTGGAGGGAGAAGAATTTGTTGAGTTCTATAAGGCACTGACTCATCGTGCTGAGGTACAGGAACTGTTTGAAAACTTCTCAGCTGACGGGCAGAAGCTGACCCTACTAGAATTTGTGGATTTCCTGCGAGAGGAGCAGAAAGAAGGAGAACATGCTTCTGACCTTGCTCTGGAACTCATCGACCATTATGAGCCTTCAGATAATG GCAAGCTGCGACATGTGCTGAGCAAAGATGGCTTCCTCAGCTACCTCTGCTCAAAGGATGGAGACATCTTCAACCCGGCCTGCCTCCCCATCTACCAGGATATGACTCAACCCCTGAGCCACTACTACATCAACTCCTCTCACAATACCTACCTAGTGGGAGACCAGCTTTGCGGCCAGAGCAGCGTTGAGGGATATATAAG GGCACTGAAGAGGGGGTGCCGCTGTGTGGAAGTGGATATATGGGATGGACCTAGTGGGGAACCTATTGTTTACCATGGACACACCCTGACCTCCCGCATCCTGTTCAAAGATGTTATGGCCACTGTAGCACAGTATGCCTTCCAG ACATCAGACTACCCAGTCATCTTGTCCCTGGAGAACCACTGCAGCTGGGAGCAGCAGCAGGTCATGGCACACCATCTGACGGAGATCCTGGGTGAGAAGCTGCTGAGCGCCACTTTGGATGGGCTGCTGCCCATGCAGCTGCCCTCGCCTGAG GCACTTCGGAGGAAGATCCTGGTAAAGGGGAAGAAGTTAAGGATGCTTGAGGAGcttgaagaagaggaagagctaGAGTCTGAACTGGAAGCAGAGCAGGAGGTTGAGCTGGAGTTGGACGCCCAGTTTGAGTCTGAGCCCCAGGAGCTGAGCCCCTGTAATAAGGACAAAAAGGAGAAG AAATCCAAGCCTATCTtgtgtccatctctctctgcccTGGTTGTCTACTTGAAGTCTGTCTCATTCTACAGCTTTGCTCATTCAAGGGAGCACTACCACTTCTATGAGATATCGTCTTTCTCTGAAACCAAGGCCAGGAGCCTGATCAAGGAGGCTG GCAATGAGTTTGTGCAGCACAACACCTGGCAGTTGAGCCGTGTGTATCCCAGTGGCCTGAGGACAGATTCATCCAACTACAACCCCCAGGAACTCTGGAATGCTGGCTGCCAGATGG TGGCTATGAACATGCAGACTGCAGGGCTGGAGATGGACATCTGTGATGGGTTCTTCCACCAGAATGGGGGCTGTGGCTACGTGCTGAAGCCAGACTTCCTGCGTGATGCCCAGAGTTCCTTCCACCCCGAGAAGCCCATCAGCCCTTTCAAAGCACAGACACTCCTAATCCAG GTGATCAGTGGTCAGCAACTCCCCAAAGAGGACAGTACCAAAGAGAGATCCATTGTGGATCCACTGGTGAGAGTGGAGATCTTCGGGATCCGCCCAGACACAACCCGGCAAGAGACCAGCTATGTGGAGAACAACG GTTTTAATCCGTACTGGGGGCAGTCACTGTGCTTCCGGGTCCTGGTACCTGAATTGGCCCTGCTGCGGTTTGTGGTAAAGGATTACAACTGGAAGTCCCGAAATGACTTCATCGGCCAGTACACCCTGCCTTGGACCTGCATGCAACAAG GTTACCGCCACATACACCTGCTCTCCAAGGACGGCACCAGCCTCCATCCAGCTTCCATCTTCGTGCACATCAGCACCCAAGAAGGGCTGGAGGTGGACGAATCCTAA